ATTTTTTCATAGCATTTATTATTTAATTTGGATTTATTCTAACAAATATCTAACTATTAAAACGGAAAAAAATTACATAATTTAAGGAAAGACTTACAGAATTATATCTCTTACACTAAAAAAGCCCTAAATAATCCTATTTAGGGCTTTCAATTATGTTTAAATAGCTAAAGGTTAATCCCAAGTATTTGTTTTGGAAACCGAATATTTACCAGCTCCGGTAAAGAATAATGCGATCGCTCCAAACAGATAAAGCATTAGTAATTCGTTTGCATATCCGCCGTGATCACTAATTGAAAAAATGTCCTGAGCATGTGCCACCGCAACGGCAACAATACAAGTAATGGCTAAAAGAACGGAAGCAATTCTGGTTCTGAAACCTAAAAGAATTGCAATTGGTGCTAAAACTTCACCAATGTAAACAGCATATCCAAAAGCGCCCATATTCTCTACAAGAAAAGAAATACCATGCAGCAGTTTTGCTATACCGTGGAAAAGCATTAATCCACCAACGCTGATGCGTACCAGCAACAATCCAAGATCTGTGTTTTTTGAAATCATAACAATCGGGTTTAAGTTTATGTATAAATTTGGCCTATAAAGCGACTAAAATACATAAATTTAATTACGATACAATTAGATTATTTAAAATTATTCTAAATAATTAAATACAACCTATCACAGAGCAGTTTATTAAATTTAAATTAGAACTTAATCGCAATTTTTCCAATCGTTTTTCCAGATTCCAAAAGTTGATGTGCGCTTTTCAAATTGGCAGCTGTAAATCCGTTTAAGGTTTGATTTAAAGTCGTTTTTAAAACACCTTCGTCAAGTAAATCTGCTACTTTGGTTAAAATATAATGCTGCTCGATCATATCTTCGGTTTGAAACATCGAACGGGTGTACATCAATTCCCAAGAAAACGAAACGCTTTTACTTTTTAATTTTGTTAAAGCAACTGGTT
This is a stretch of genomic DNA from Flavobacterium endoglycinae. It encodes these proteins:
- a CDS encoding DoxX family protein, with protein sequence MISKNTDLGLLLVRISVGGLMLFHGIAKLLHGISFLVENMGAFGYAVYIGEVLAPIAILLGFRTRIASVLLAITCIVAVAVAHAQDIFSISDHGGYANELLMLYLFGAIALFFTGAGKYSVSKTNTWD